The following are encoded in a window of Phycisphaerae bacterium genomic DNA:
- a CDS encoding DUF374 domain-containing protein, with amino-acid sequence MTPATQGLRALLKYQLLPRLIHWTVSGWIGTLDLRFVADDPPSLPHRATRPYLYAFWHETLLVPLVTHADVAVPLISKSADGELATRVLARFGGVAVRGSTDHGRKDRGGREAFWEMTRLGTQQHLAVTVDGPVGPRRVASKGAVGIARRSRMPIVPAGIAFTRSWTVGPADRCLQIPIPFTRAFVVIGRPLDTARLSLEEGTQRLQQALDAVQTRAERIAQSPADRPRTCSLTQIRRTDSPTIHPKPSDTP; translated from the coding sequence ATGACGCCAGCAACCCAGGGCCTCCGAGCCTTGCTCAAATACCAGCTCCTGCCCCGACTGATCCACTGGACCGTCTCCGGCTGGATCGGAACCCTCGACCTGCGATTCGTCGCCGACGATCCCCCGTCCCTCCCGCACCGCGCGACCCGGCCCTACCTCTACGCCTTCTGGCACGAGACACTGCTCGTACCCCTGGTCACCCACGCCGACGTCGCCGTGCCCCTGATCTCCAAAAGCGCCGACGGCGAACTGGCCACCAGGGTCCTCGCCCGATTCGGCGGCGTCGCCGTCCGAGGCTCCACCGACCACGGCCGCAAAGACCGCGGCGGCCGCGAAGCCTTCTGGGAAATGACCCGCCTCGGAACCCAGCAACATCTGGCCGTCACCGTCGACGGGCCCGTCGGCCCGCGACGAGTGGCCTCAAAGGGGGCCGTGGGCATCGCACGACGCTCCAGAATGCCGATCGTACCCGCCGGAATCGCCTTCACGCGATCCTGGACCGTCGGACCCGCCGACCGCTGCCTCCAGATCCCCATCCCGTTCACCAGGGCCTTCGTCGTCATCGGCCGGCCCCTCGACACCGCCCGTCTGAGCCTCGAAGAAGGCACCCAACGCCTCCAGCAAGCCCTCGACGCCGTCCAGACCCGCGCCGAACGCATCGCCCAATCCCCCGCCGACCGACCCCGCACCTGCTCCCTCACCCAAATCCGCCGAACCGATAGCCCCACCATCCACCCGAAACCATCGGACACCCCTTGA